The Bacteroidales bacterium genome includes a region encoding these proteins:
- a CDS encoding OmpH family outer membrane protein: MKKILLLSLFAIIPMLAISQIQLKFATVRLQEIFDAMPETEEANKKLADLAQKYKEENESIKNEYENKYTDYVKSRQTMPENIRARREQELLTISQAIEDFMMVAQNDIKQQQELLMMPIKAKLMEAVKSVGDEGGYMFVIDEAQMLYKGANFEDITIFVKAKLDLLK; the protein is encoded by the coding sequence ATGAAAAAGATATTACTATTATCACTATTTGCTATAATCCCAATGTTGGCAATCTCTCAAATCCAGTTGAAGTTTGCAACAGTAAGATTACAAGAAATTTTTGATGCGATGCCCGAAACTGAAGAGGCAAATAAAAAATTAGCAGATTTGGCTCAGAAGTATAAGGAAGAGAATGAGAGCATAAAGAACGAGTATGAGAACAAATATACCGACTATGTAAAATCTCGTCAAACAATGCCTGAGAATATTAGAGCACGCCGAGAGCAAGAGTTGCTAACCATATCACAAGCAATAGAAGATTTTATGATGGTTGCACAAAATGATATTAAGCAACAACAAGAACTATTGATGATGCCAATAAAAGCAAAACTTATGGAGGCAGTAAAGTCGGTAGGAGATGAAGGCGGATATATGTTTGTAATAGATGAAGCACAAATGCTCTACAAAGGAGCAAATTTTGAGGATATAACCATCTTTGTAAAGGCAAAATTAGACCTACTCAAATAA